The segment tttagaaacaGAGTTTTGCGAAAGTTGAGGGACTTGGACTTCTTCCAACTTTAGACATCCAAACTCGGCGTCTAGGATCGCTAGCTGGGCCAAACACATTTCTCAGACCAAATGCGCCGTCGAGATGCACGCGTGGGCTAGTTCATTTGTCAATTACTCTTTCCATCACAATGTTTGACCTTTcttacctcaaatttaaacactcgttttatttaatttatgcaaatataattaaatttaaatcatttttaaaaacttttattaataaactaagccacgataaaagaagtgatattttgtttaaatttttgaataaaaagaGTAGTCAAATTTGAtgttaaaaaagtcaaatatcttataatttgggagatAGATTGagtattagggccttgtttagtttcaaaattttttaggaaatcggcactgtagcacttttgtttgtatttaacaaatattgtccaatcatggactaacttggcttaaaagattcgtctcgtcaattctgaccaaacagtgcagttaatttttattttcgtctatatttaatactctatgcatgcgtttaaagattcaatgtgacgagaaatctgaaaaaaattgcaaaatttattagaaactaaacaaggcctagggaaGCATGCATCCTACGGAAAATTTAAGTCCAGAACTGCTATTTGTCAGTCCGCCACTCCGCCTGTTTCTTTGTGGACGTTCGCTATCACCTCGCGGCTTTCAGCCTTTGAGCGCCAGAAATAACGTGCAACTGTGCAATCGCCTAACTCTTCCAGAGTGCAGGTACGTATGTATACGTATACGTATACGTTGCCTTCCTGGGTTTCTCAAGTCCAATGCCGAGAACAGTACACATACGTAGAAAATGCTGTAGAGGTTTGCAGCAGCCACGCACGTGGTACGGGCACTTTCGATTTCCTAGGATGCACAACTATTCAACGGTGCAACGCCGGCACGTCGGCAAACGGTTTCCGTGACACGTGACCGTCAAGAAATGGGGTATATTCTTTTAGTTTTCGACGTCGGTCGTCATTCTAGGTAAGGTCCCGCTTGGATAGGCCTGCAGCTCATGTTTTATTGGAGCTCTGTCCCTTGCAACAAAAAAGAAATTTTGGGCGAGTCCTTCTAATTTCTGCGACAGAGGACACCTATAAGGTGGATTTGTGATGCCAGAAGGTCAATTAGAGGGCGAAACGATTGATTTTGAGCATCGGCTGCCATTTTTTGCTGAATTTGGTAGCAAGCTGAAACCACAGAAGAACGCCAACGTCAAAAGCGACATGCCTTCTATCGTCCCATCGATCCTCTACAACAGCAGAACGTCTACGGTCTGCATCCCGCGTCAAAAACGACATGCCTTTCATCGATACTCTTCAACAGCAAAACGTCTATTCTGCATTAGCTAACTAAAAATTAGCCCTAATTCATAGAGCTACTAGGTgggccttttttttttgtatccATGTCCATGCCTCTTAAACTACTTGTGCTAACCAATCCTACCTAATCTAGACTAATTTTTAGTCTAGTGAGGACACTTCCAATGCTATACGTATTAATTGTATAGACAGTACATATAGAAACCATGGGCCCAATAAATAATTCCTATCAATCATATTCATTCTTTCTCCATTTTCAACCAATCATTTCACTTTTTATCTTCtcatgtagacatggtttctaacttagacccggtttctatgatttttgctctctcttcaataattatcttgccacatcagcaagacatggtttctaacttagacccggtttctatgatttttgctctctcttcaataattatcttgccacatcagcaaaatgcttagatgACAGTATAATTAATATTCATAGAAACTATGATAGTACTACCTGCATTGAGAGTGCCCTAAgagtatctccaacaatcgtcacccaaaatacaagacccatttgtcctttggatagcgctacaggtaaaagtgtatttttagtcttctccaacaataaaacctaaaagacaacactctctgcaaatgggtctcgaagagagaggatacccaaatttaggttatacccaaaatgggtcttctgtttgggtactctgttggaggctattggGTTGGAGacctattttgggtttgggttcccaaatgggtctcctattggagacagcctaaCAAGCTTTCTAATCGAACACCTAGATACTAAGACCTGACGTAACACCAGAAGTTAACACTCCCGATACAGAAAACAAGCTAGGAGTGTGCAGCTTAAGTTCTGAATGCTGACAATCCTCAGATATACTAAAAATATAAACCACCAAATCGCCATCACCAAGAGAGCTGTGGACAGCAACAAAAACAGCTTAACGAAACAACAAAAGATAAAACTTTCTTTCCAAGACTGGCTGCTTTATCAAGGTTTCAAGGTCTACTCAGAATCCGGTATCCAGACATCCTGAAGTCTTACAGTACAACGATTACTCCAGAAACACAACGAATAAAAACTGTCATTAACAATACTATTCGAAAGACCAAGATCCTGCTCTCAGAAGTATCGCACTACTCCCATGCTAATCGTCCTGCACTCCTGTAAGCCTGCACAAACACAGGAGAACTTATTAGCACACTCACTGTACTCACATGAGAACAGGAAATTATTACTTAGCTACTCAAATTGTGCATTGTTTCTATTTACATTTGACCTGAAATGGAAACACTTGATACATTCTACTGTAATGCATAATAGAATATATATAAGCGTTTTTTTTTACTCAGTAGTCGGTAGCAAGACTAATCATGTCAACAAAGCCAAGGAATCACGGTGTTTCACATTTCAATTAGATTCTCCCAATAAATTCAAAATTCTGGCAGCATGACAAGAATTGGACATGTGACTCCCTAATAGAAAGTTAGGATGGCAACTTGCCCCACAAATGATGTTTTCACTTAATCATGATTCCTCAACAGAAGCAggaaaaataaaattttatcaaGGAGATGAACTGCCAGCTAATCAGCTCCCTTAGGCGAAAATCAATCTATGTTATAAGCATCTGTCCATAATTGATCATGAGTaggttttgtttaaaagatccaTATTGGGGGGTGGGGGGGAGACTGTCATGACTCTTGATTTAGAGAGAATCCGCCATACATCACATAGCTTGAACCACCATGTTTGCAGTATGGAAAGTTGCAAAAATGCAGTTCGGATAACAAAAATAGATCATGGGCCGGTACTATACAATGTACAATTATGTTTGCCTGGGTAATAGTTGAGTTGGACAATTAGACATGTTCTAGCGTAAATAGGTCCTAATAGTTGAGTTGGATGATTCGACGACGTGTTCCAGCATAAATAGGTCCCATATGTAGGACCCTGAGGATTCTGATTACTTGCATTGAGTAGTGAGGAATGATGAAGTCCAATACTTCCTCAGCAATTCAGACAAAAGCAAAAACTTTGCAACTTATACtaaatctaaataaataactctGATGAGTTACAAACTGATACTAACTTGAGGCTGACATCCAAAACTGAGTTCACAATTCAACAATCAGTTGGAACCAATGACTTATATGATCAACTACTGCTACTGAAAAAGTGAACAGATGAAACTGCACTAATCCACTGCTCCAATAAGTATACTGCTAGATTTTCTCTTCTAATAAGTATACCTGACTCTGACCAAAGATCATGCAGGAGGTAGGTAAAATCCAGTTTACCCAGTTTCCACCTAATCGAATGATAGGCCACGAAAACAAAATTCACAACCATAGTGAACAAGCATACTCAGATCGGCCGAGATCTTATCATTCCCAGAGTCTCCGCACAACCCAATTTCACCCCTGAAAAGCGTGCACAGACTTCACACAAGAGCGCGCACCGCAGATCGGCAAACCACGACATCGCAACAAGCGGATCTAACGAACAGGGGGTGGGTAATGGAATATAGACACGAACCTAGCCGGAACCGACGATGATGTTGTTGATAGGGATGAAGATGAGCTTGACGAAGAAGCCGACGAAGCCCATGACGACGAACCCGATCGCCGTCCGCGCCGCCACCTTGGTGAACTCTGCAAGCCCCAGATCACACACAAACGCCGTCAGATCTGACGATGGAAGAACCAAAACAACTCGGATTCGAAcaggaggcggcggaaggagggATCCTTGCACGTACCCTTGCGGTCGGGCTTGTGGCAGCGCTTGACGAGGCGGACGCTGTCCTTGGCGAAGTCGCGGAGGGGATCCACCACGGAGTCGATGGCATCCATGGCGACGGGGCGAGACGCGGTCACGCGGGGGGTGGATATGGGTGTGGAAGGAAAGCAGACGCGAGAATGCGGTTTTTGCCTTTGGGAAGTTTTGCTTGTTTTcttctcctttccagatggaaatgggtggccCCTTTATACGTCTTCTGTATCGAAGAGCTACGTCGTTTCACAACTTTTGCTTGTACTGTTGTTCATTGTTCATCAGTTTGTTGAAGTTTTTGCCCGCATTTCCTTTCTGATCTGGTCTCTAGCGCTGCCGTGCTGGGATCTACTTCCTCACTCacaatgaggccttgtttaggccttgtttagttcccaaaattttttcaagattaccatcacatcaaatcttgtgacatatgcatgaagtattaaatatagataaaagataactaattgcacagtttatctgtaatttacgagacgaatcttttgaacctagttagtccatgattagacaatatttgtcaaataaaaacaaaaatgctacaatagcaaaactcaaaatttttcgcaaactaaacaaagccttagttcCCAAAAGGTatccaaatttttaaagattcctcgtcatatcgaattttacattaaatataaacaaaaacaaaaacaaattacacaatttgccaagcctaattagttcacgattggacaatatttatcaaatacaaacgaaagtgctacaatactcgaaaccaaaaaaaaattgccaACTGAACATAATGCAAATTTTGCTTTACGAGGATTCAAAAAAATTCTTAAATTTAGCTGAACTTCTAGAATAAATTATCTATATTCAGATCTCTAGTTAAATTTTATCATGAAAATAAATCACATGATCGATCTACATATCACAAATATCAATACTTTCATATTTGtatttggtcaaaattaaaaatttttgaTTCCGTGGGACGTGAGATTTAAATTATTTGTGAGACAGAGGTAGTAAGATCAGGAGTTGTCGAATATATATTCAACAATATCATACAGATAAATAGTGGATGGTAACAACATTATTTCCTTCAATTGTTATAGTATCAACAACATAAACGCATACACAGTTTTATATTATACTAAGCATTCACACAGTTCGACTAATTAGTGGTCAAAGCTTACATACTGCTAAACTGCCTAATCGACGTGAAAGGAAAGGAACTCATTCTTTGAGCAATAAATGCAGACTAAAGCTTTGTATCCCCTGTAGAAATGACATGAACAGATCAGCAGGAGGATGCAAATCCCTTAATCCCAAATGGTTCGGGTCTAACACTTCAATTAGAACGGCACAAACTAAAACAGACCTAAAAAAGCACCATTGGCTAATGGTACACACTTACAAGCATGAGGGCGGCAACGAGCCGAGATGGTTGTAACTCATAATAATACAACATCACAGTTCACAGAACACAAAATACATAAACAGGAACAAAATAATCCAATATATGCACCCAGGCCAATGTGAGGAAatcattgaggccttgtttggatgttgtcggattcgcctcaatccacatgtgttggagtgaattagggtggaatttagttccaGTTTCACTCCAACCcgcctcaacacatgtggattgatgtgaatctgactacatccaaacaaggcctgaggcGTTGAAAATTTCACGTATTTTGAAGTGACCAGAGTAACAACGTTAAGAGTTTCACCCATCATCACACAGCAAAACAATAAAATATATCATGCGAGGCAAAGGGATGCAAAATATAAAGTGAAAGCCATGGGAATTTCCTCTTATCACTCTACAATTGATTCAGCTTTCAGGACACCGGAGGAGTCAGTAGTTCCAGTTTATTTAAGCTATGGATCAAGGGGATAGTAGTAAGCCTACGCTCAGCTATGTACCTAACACTAATGCCAACAAAATAGCATGGCATTAGGGGAGCATCTGGGTTTCTACAAATTGTGTGGGAACCCAGAGACACCCCTCTACCCCTCTGACAAGTGGGAGCCATGTGTCGAATGAGTTAAAAATTCTATCAAGCAAACAATGCTTGCTCCAGTTGCAGTTTCGAGCAATCAATCAGCTAGCATTTACTTCCTAGCTCACAGCCCTTCATCAGTTTATATACCAGCTATGACATGAGCACACAGGCTCTCACTTGTGTGTTCGAATGGTCTCTATTCTCACCAGCTATAGCAACGCAGTCATGCTTTTATTGGGCATCAATACCATCCtgctcaaaaaattttgaggtTATTCTTCGGCGCAGTCCATGTTCAGAACCATCATGATTCATGCTGGGGGTTCCATTACTGTCATTTTCTTGCCCACAGCTGTTACTTTTTGTGTGCAAAATTGCAAGGCCATTTTCATCAAGGTGGTCGGACGCTCTTATTTGGAACGAAGATCCATTTGTCGTACAATCTGAAACCATTTCCTCTGCACCCTCTGGCATTACTGCAGCACCATTAGATTTTGTATCCATTGAAATGTCAGAGCTTGTGCCTAGGGCAATGGATTCCCTGCGATGCCTTGTAAGGAAACCAGGAGACAAGCCACCTATAGAAGATGAGTGGTTACTTGACTTACTTTTTCCATTCCCAAAGGATGATGATGCACCATTACTAAATGGCAAGCCATCATCTGCTTTGACTGAAATTCCTCTGGAACTAGACCTTCCAAGGAAGCCCCGAGGTAAAAATGACATGTCCCCTTGGTAAGCTTTAGGTTTCCCATTGCTTGTCCTACTGCAATTGTTGTTGCTGTCTGATAGTACTTTGTAAGGTCTTGGCTCAAAGCCATGAGAAACAAAAGGCACATCTCCCTTGTCTGCATCCAAGGAATCATTGCGAGATTGTGCATCACCATTAACTGCATAGCAATTGCCATTACTGGATGTCGCGAGTGTATCTCCATTGCACTTTTCACTTCCAGAGTTGGCAAGAATTCCTTGCTCTAGACTGCTGAGATGTCCATTGCAATAGCCATTTAACTTTCGAGGAGAACCAGCACTATCCTCTTCTGCAAAGGAAGACCTTTTTCTTGAGGGCTTATCAAAAAAACCAGAGGAAAATGATGGTTTCGGTTCTCCTGACATCCCATTTGCAGTTGGAATTTCTGAGTTATTATTCGGCCTCCCAACTGAATCATCTAAGACAACTTCGGCAGCAGCTTCGGTATCAAGATCCATATAGTCAACTGAATCAATACATGGGGCAGGCACCTCGCATTGCTCTGCAAAGGAATGTTCTGAAGATGCTTTGCATGTGGAGCTGCCAAACTGCACAGAGCTCATCGTAATACGACCACCTTCTAAAGGAGGGCCAAGTTGCACCTCGCATTGCTCTGCAAAGGAATCTGGAGCTCTAGTATCTTCAAGAACATGTGAACCTGGTATATGTAGATTTTCATTGCTAATGAATTTGTCATCTTCAATGCTTGTACATAGATCCAAGTCTGACTCCTGGTCCTTAATATCCATTTCATGCAAAGATCCATTATTGGATTCACAATCCTGTCGTAACGGATCTTCTGTAGTCTTCAAAGATGATTCACAGTTTAATGTTGCATCTGCTAGTATCATGTGGCTTTGTCCATTTGAAGGGAGCAATTTGCACTG is part of the Sorghum bicolor cultivar BTx623 chromosome 10, Sorghum_bicolor_NCBIv3, whole genome shotgun sequence genome and harbors:
- the LOC8069358 gene encoding protein transport protein Sec61 subunit gamma, coding for MDAIDSVVDPLRDFAKDSVRLVKRCHKPDRKEFTKVAARTAIGFVVMGFVGFFVKLIFIPINNIIVGSG